A window of Pedobacter lusitanus contains these coding sequences:
- a CDS encoding TlpA family protein disulfide reductase — protein sequence MMNKIFNRKNIVNGILIVLFLILLFVPPAKALVLEGLMKIGFFKPDTAMVKEQVNANGDLSGIKFKDVKGNLVDLGELKGKVIFLNFWATWCPPCLAEMPSVNALYEKFKNDKEVVFILVDADSQLPKAQKFMDKKGFQLPVYAVASEIPEVLFQGSLPTTVVFDRQGRISYNESGAANYGDSKFIEFINKLKTSN from the coding sequence ATGATGAATAAGATTTTTAACCGAAAGAATATAGTTAACGGGATTCTGATTGTATTATTTCTGATATTATTGTTCGTTCCTCCTGCAAAGGCCCTGGTTCTGGAAGGGTTAATGAAAATCGGATTTTTCAAACCTGATACGGCAATGGTAAAAGAGCAGGTTAACGCTAACGGAGATTTGTCGGGGATTAAATTTAAAGATGTGAAAGGTAACCTCGTTGATCTTGGAGAGCTTAAGGGAAAAGTAATTTTTCTTAATTTCTGGGCTACCTGGTGTCCTCCGTGTCTGGCAGAAATGCCAAGTGTAAATGCATTGTACGAAAAATTTAAGAATGATAAAGAGGTAGTCTTTATCCTGGTAGATGCAGATAGTCAGTTGCCTAAAGCACAAAAGTTTATGGATAAAAAAGGATTTCAGCTGCCTGTATATGCTGTTGCCAGCGAAATTCCAGAGGTCCTTTTTCAGGGATCTTTACCAACTACAGTAGTTTTTGACAGGCAGGGCCGGATTTCCTATAATGAATCAGGTGCAGCAAATTATGGGGATTCAAAGTTTATTGAGTTCATCAATAAGCTCAAAACATCAAATTAA
- a CDS encoding S9 family peptidase: protein METYKWPAAKAPVADIKPKQRTFHGDTVTDNYYWMIDYFKKGPDSEKTIDYLNAENVYLEKMMAGTETLQANLFKELKGRIKEKDESVPAFKNGYFYYSRTEEGKQYSKFCRKKGTLEAEEEILLDIDEMAKGHPYYSATGYTVSPDNKLLAFAVDNVSRRQYTILIKNLETGELLKDSIANTEGDAVWAADNKTLFYTSKNQKTLLSEKIKKHKLGTSTAKDKVVYHEKDKSNFISVGKSKSGKYIFIYSSATLSTEEWVIPADQPDADFKVFQPRVKDVIYSVTALADKFLILTNWEAQNFRLMECPLDKMGIENWKEVIPHRKDVLLEDVEGFKDFIVISERKNGLVQLRIRNINGSEHYIDFEDPAYSASVGNNPEYNSTKLRFIYTSMTTPVSVYDYHMDTREKLLMKQQEVVGGYNKSEYTTERLYATAKDGTKVPISLVYKNGLKRDGKAPLLLYAYGSYGHSMDASFSTSNLSLLNRGFVYAIAHIRGGQEMGRYWYEDGKLMKKMNTFTDFIDCAKFLIEKEFTSPAHLYAQGGSAGGLLMGAIINLEPELWNGIIAQVPFVDVINTMLDESIPLTTNEFDEWGNPKKEDAYHYMKSYSPYENIEAKNYPNMLVTTGLHDSQVQYFEPAKWVAKLRAEKTDKNILLLKTDMDFGHGGASGRFDYLKDIALNYAFLLSLENIKK, encoded by the coding sequence ATGGAAACTTATAAATGGCCCGCAGCAAAAGCACCGGTAGCGGATATTAAACCTAAACAGCGAACTTTTCATGGTGATACAGTAACAGATAATTATTACTGGATGATAGATTACTTTAAAAAAGGTCCGGACAGTGAAAAAACAATTGATTATCTAAATGCCGAAAACGTCTATCTGGAGAAGATGATGGCCGGAACAGAGACACTACAAGCCAATTTGTTTAAAGAACTGAAAGGCCGTATTAAAGAAAAAGATGAATCTGTACCTGCATTTAAAAATGGTTATTTCTATTATTCCAGAACAGAAGAAGGAAAACAGTACTCTAAATTTTGCCGGAAGAAAGGGACTTTAGAAGCGGAGGAAGAAATCCTCCTGGATATTGATGAAATGGCGAAGGGTCATCCATATTATTCGGCCACAGGATATACTGTTAGTCCTGATAACAAATTACTGGCATTTGCAGTAGATAATGTATCCAGACGGCAGTATACAATTCTGATTAAGAATCTGGAAACGGGAGAATTACTAAAAGATAGTATTGCCAATACTGAAGGGGATGCTGTCTGGGCAGCAGATAATAAAACCCTTTTTTATACTTCAAAAAATCAAAAGACCCTGTTAAGTGAAAAAATCAAAAAACATAAACTGGGGACCAGTACTGCTAAAGACAAGGTTGTTTATCACGAAAAAGATAAGTCAAATTTTATAAGCGTTGGAAAATCAAAGTCCGGCAAATATATCTTCATTTATTCGTCCGCAACATTATCTACAGAAGAATGGGTAATACCTGCTGACCAGCCTGATGCAGATTTCAAAGTGTTCCAGCCCAGGGTTAAGGATGTAATATACAGTGTAACTGCACTGGCCGATAAGTTCCTGATACTGACTAACTGGGAGGCTCAGAACTTTCGCTTAATGGAATGTCCCCTGGATAAAATGGGTATAGAGAACTGGAAAGAGGTAATCCCCCATCGCAAAGATGTTTTGCTGGAAGATGTTGAGGGATTCAAAGATTTCATCGTAATCTCTGAACGTAAAAATGGCCTTGTTCAATTGAGGATCCGTAACATAAACGGATCTGAGCATTATATAGATTTCGAAGATCCGGCTTATAGTGCTTCGGTTGGTAATAATCCGGAATATAACAGTACAAAACTTCGCTTTATATATACTTCCATGACTACACCGGTTTCTGTTTATGACTATCATATGGACACCAGAGAGAAACTGCTCATGAAACAGCAGGAGGTGGTAGGCGGATATAATAAATCCGAATATACTACAGAACGCCTGTATGCCACAGCAAAAGACGGGACCAAAGTTCCCATCTCACTAGTCTATAAAAACGGCTTAAAGAGGGATGGCAAGGCTCCTTTACTGCTATATGCCTATGGCTCTTATGGCCATAGCATGGATGCTTCCTTTTCAACCAGTAACCTCAGCTTATTAAACAGAGGTTTCGTTTATGCCATTGCACATATTCGCGGAGGACAGGAGATGGGCCGCTATTGGTATGAAGATGGAAAGCTGATGAAAAAAATGAATACGTTCACTGATTTCATCGATTGCGCAAAATTCCTGATTGAAAAGGAATTTACAAGTCCTGCACATTTATATGCCCAGGGTGGTAGTGCCGGCGGTTTATTGATGGGAGCTATAATTAACCTTGAGCCAGAGCTATGGAATGGTATTATCGCTCAGGTTCCCTTTGTAGATGTTATCAATACCATGCTTGATGAAAGTATCCCTTTGACTACAAATGAATTTGATGAATGGGGTAACCCTAAAAAAGAGGATGCTTATCATTATATGAAGAGTTATTCGCCTTATGAAAATATTGAGGCCAAAAATTACCCGAATATGCTGGTAACAACAGGTCTGCATGATAGTCAGGTTCAGTACTTCGAACCTGCTAAATGGGTCGCTAAACTCAGAGCTGAAAAAACTGACAAAAACATCCTCCTTTTGAAGACAGATATGGATTTTGGTCACGGTGGTGCATCCGGGAGATTCGATTATTTAAAAGATATTGCACTGAACTACGCTTTCCTGCTTAGTCTGGAGAATATAAAAAAATAA
- the htpG gene encoding molecular chaperone HtpG — MSIEEKGSISIHTENIFPIIKKFLYSDNEIFLRELVSNAVDAVQKIKRLAALGQYSGELGSPLVEVALDVEKKTITISDNGLGMTAEEIKKYINQVAFSGASEFVEKFKDAKDANEIIGKFGLGFYSAFMVADLVEIQTLSYQDGAEPARWVCDGSTSYEITEGSRTTRGTAIILHINEESAEFLSQHKLEEILDKYGKFLPVPIKFGTKTEQIPDGEDEEGKPKTVAVETDNIINTTDPIWTKAPADLSDQDYLDFYKQLYPFGEDPLFWIHLNVDYPFNLTGVLYFPKVKNDFDMQRNKIKLFSRQVFITDEVKDIVPEFLMLLHGVIDSPDIPLNVSRSFLQADSNVKKINSYITKKVADKLGELFNKDRKAYEEKWSDIGLFVKYGMVSEEKFYDKAKDFALVTNTKNENYTLDEYHAKVKDIQTDKNGQVVYIYTNDPAKQDGFIQSANKKDYDVLLMNSAIDNHFVTSLEQKLEKTLLKRVDSSVASKLIEKDEVVESVLTDEQSATVKGVFEKAIVKPGFQVEIVGLHPEEFPVTVTMDEFMRRMKDMAQMGGGMSFYGNMPDSYKVAINGNHKLVNKILQTENSEEQSALAKQAVDLALLSQGMLTGAELTAFVNRSVELI, encoded by the coding sequence ATGAGCATAGAAGAAAAAGGGAGTATTTCCATACATACCGAAAACATTTTTCCTATTATTAAGAAATTCCTGTACTCAGACAATGAGATATTCCTGCGCGAGCTGGTTTCCAATGCGGTTGATGCGGTACAAAAAATCAAACGTTTAGCTGCATTAGGTCAATACAGTGGTGAGCTGGGTAGCCCTTTGGTAGAAGTAGCGCTTGATGTGGAAAAGAAGACTATCACTATCAGTGATAACGGCTTGGGAATGACTGCTGAAGAGATTAAAAAATATATTAATCAGGTGGCTTTCTCAGGAGCGAGTGAATTTGTAGAAAAATTCAAAGATGCTAAAGACGCAAATGAGATCATTGGTAAATTTGGATTAGGGTTCTATTCTGCATTTATGGTAGCTGATCTGGTTGAAATACAGACATTATCTTATCAGGATGGCGCAGAACCTGCACGTTGGGTTTGTGACGGAAGTACTTCTTATGAGATTACTGAAGGTTCACGCACGACTAGAGGAACAGCAATTATTCTTCATATTAATGAAGAATCAGCAGAATTCCTTAGTCAGCACAAATTAGAAGAGATCCTTGATAAATACGGTAAATTCTTACCGGTACCAATTAAGTTTGGTACAAAAACAGAACAGATTCCTGATGGTGAGGATGAAGAAGGGAAGCCAAAAACAGTAGCTGTTGAAACTGATAATATCATCAATACAACTGATCCTATCTGGACTAAAGCACCTGCAGATTTGTCAGATCAGGACTATCTGGATTTCTATAAGCAATTATATCCATTTGGCGAAGATCCATTGTTCTGGATTCACCTGAATGTAGATTACCCATTCAACTTAACGGGTGTTTTATACTTCCCTAAAGTGAAGAATGATTTTGATATGCAGCGTAACAAAATCAAGTTATTCAGCCGCCAGGTATTTATTACTGATGAAGTAAAAGATATCGTACCTGAATTCTTAATGTTGCTGCATGGTGTTATTGATTCTCCGGATATTCCATTGAATGTTTCCAGAAGTTTCCTTCAGGCAGATAGCAATGTGAAAAAAATCAATAGCTATATTACTAAAAAAGTAGCTGATAAACTAGGTGAGCTCTTCAATAAAGACCGTAAGGCCTATGAAGAAAAATGGAGCGATATCGGTCTTTTCGTGAAATACGGAATGGTAAGCGAAGAGAAGTTCTATGATAAAGCAAAAGATTTCGCTTTGGTGACGAACACTAAAAACGAAAACTATACGCTTGATGAATACCATGCAAAAGTTAAAGATATTCAGACCGATAAAAATGGTCAGGTTGTATACATCTATACCAATGATCCGGCTAAACAGGATGGTTTCATCCAGTCAGCTAATAAAAAGGATTATGATGTTTTACTGATGAATTCGGCAATTGATAATCACTTTGTAACTTCTTTAGAGCAAAAACTGGAGAAAACATTGTTGAAACGTGTTGATTCCAGCGTAGCAAGTAAACTGATCGAAAAGGATGAAGTTGTCGAATCAGTATTAACTGATGAACAATCAGCAACAGTGAAAGGTGTTTTTGAAAAAGCGATTGTTAAACCAGGTTTCCAGGTGGAGATTGTTGGCTTACATCCTGAAGAATTCCCTGTAACAGTAACTATGGATGAATTTATGCGCAGAATGAAAGACATGGCTCAAATGGGTGGTGGAATGAGTTTCTATGGTAATATGCCGGATAGTTATAAAGTTGCCATTAATGGTAATCATAAATTAGTAAATAAGATTTTACAGACTGAGAATAGTGAAGAGCAAAGTGCTTTGGCTAAACAGGCTGTTGATCTGGCTCTGCTATCTCAGGGTATGCTGACAGGTGCTGAACTGACTGCATTTGTTAACAGAAGTGTTGAGTTGATTTAA
- a CDS encoding DUF2157 domain-containing protein, with protein MNTDLYKKLHNEGLISDETLEKIIAKNTTPLFSLHWELKTLLYLGVTLLSTGLGVLIYKNIDTIGHQFILLFIAAICAGCFIYCIKNRNPFSREKSDSPSSFYDYILLLGCLSLLSFLGYLQFQYHVFGDNYGLATLIPMLILFYVAYEFDHIGILCMGITNLAIWLGLTVNPYTILSNGLGSNNSLIIPYLFLGLFLLAAGYVSERYNFKKHFKFTYQNFGLNISFLALFTGYFTTYDNALSFLWLIGVFVLAFILYTDALKNKSFYFLLLIILYAYTAISTLIVRVLFNMNSEAAFVMGLLYFIGSAICLIIALIQLNKKIKES; from the coding sequence ATGAATACAGACCTCTATAAAAAACTCCATAACGAAGGACTTATCAGTGATGAAACACTGGAGAAAATAATAGCCAAAAACACGACCCCTTTATTCTCTTTGCACTGGGAACTTAAAACCCTGTTATACCTTGGCGTTACGCTTTTAAGTACCGGCCTGGGAGTTTTAATTTATAAAAACATTGATACTATTGGCCATCAGTTTATTTTACTTTTCATTGCAGCTATCTGCGCTGGTTGTTTCATTTACTGCATTAAAAACAGAAATCCTTTCAGCAGAGAAAAGAGCGATTCACCCAGTTCATTTTATGATTATATCCTGTTATTGGGTTGTCTGAGCCTTTTAAGCTTTTTAGGTTATCTTCAATTTCAATATCATGTTTTTGGTGATAATTATGGCCTCGCAACACTCATTCCTATGCTTATTCTTTTTTATGTTGCTTATGAATTCGATCATATAGGCATCTTATGCATGGGTATTACCAATCTTGCAATCTGGCTGGGCTTAACTGTTAATCCCTATACTATATTATCAAACGGACTGGGTAGTAATAACTCGCTGATCATTCCCTATCTTTTTCTCGGTCTGTTTTTACTGGCCGCAGGATATGTTTCGGAGCGCTATAATTTCAAAAAACACTTCAAGTTCACCTATCAGAATTTCGGTTTGAATATTTCCTTTCTTGCTCTTTTTACTGGTTATTTCACTACCTATGATAACGCCCTAAGCTTTTTGTGGCTGATTGGTGTCTTCGTTCTTGCATTCATTTTATACACAGATGCCCTGAAGAACAAATCCTTCTATTTTCTTTTGCTGATTATTCTTTACGCTTATACAGCTATCAGTACATTGATTGTAAGAGTTCTTTTTAACATGAACTCAGAAGCGGCCTTTGTGATGGGCTTACTATATTTTATTGGTTCAGCTATCTGTTTAATCATTGCGCTGATCCAGCTGAATAAAAAAATCAAAGAATCATGA
- a CDS encoding M16 family metallopeptidase: MEYNVHTLPNGIRLLHVPSASAISHACIIVNSGSRDETESQAGLAHFIEHLIFKRTEKRNTNQILNRLESVGADLNAYTTKEYTCIHASFLHPYLDRTLELFNDIVFHSTFPEEEMEKEKGVILDEIASYLDQPEEAIYDDFEDIVFAGHSLGRNILGTTESVNSLSQQDIKDFIADNYNTGKIVVAVLGNYSLPKAVKVFTRYYEAIPQNLHPENRKTPEKSAVITRTDQKPIMQAHTMIGSAAYSLHHPFKTGLLLLNNLLCGTGMSSILNLQIREKHGIAYSIESGYSPLSDTGIFTLYFGTDKEKVDRALSLIYKEFKKIRENPLTAVQLQKAKNKFIGQIALGEENRIGLIVSMAKSLIDYNKIDSLETVFQKIEDVSTQDVAKIADEILNEKNLSVLTFNPAG, translated from the coding sequence ATGGAATATAATGTACACACACTGCCTAATGGCATTCGTCTTCTTCACGTACCCTCAGCATCAGCAATTTCGCATGCCTGTATTATAGTAAACAGTGGTTCACGTGATGAGACTGAAAGCCAGGCCGGGCTAGCTCATTTTATTGAGCATTTAATTTTCAAGCGTACAGAAAAACGGAATACAAATCAGATTCTGAACAGACTGGAAAGTGTTGGGGCAGATTTAAATGCCTATACAACTAAAGAATATACTTGTATCCATGCATCCTTTCTACATCCCTATCTGGACAGAACGCTCGAGCTTTTCAATGATATCGTATTCCATTCTACATTTCCTGAAGAGGAGATGGAGAAAGAAAAAGGGGTTATATTAGATGAAATCGCATCTTACCTGGACCAGCCGGAAGAGGCAATCTATGATGATTTTGAAGATATCGTATTTGCCGGTCATTCATTAGGAAGAAATATCCTTGGGACAACTGAGAGTGTAAACAGTCTTTCCCAACAGGATATTAAAGACTTTATAGCTGATAATTACAACACAGGTAAGATTGTTGTAGCGGTATTAGGCAATTACAGCCTGCCTAAAGCAGTTAAAGTCTTCACCAGATATTACGAAGCAATTCCACAAAACCTGCATCCGGAGAATAGAAAAACTCCTGAAAAATCAGCTGTAATTACAAGAACTGATCAGAAACCGATTATGCAGGCACACACAATGATCGGCTCTGCTGCTTATTCCCTGCATCATCCTTTTAAAACTGGTTTACTATTATTGAATAATTTACTGTGCGGGACAGGAATGAGTTCTATTTTGAATCTGCAGATCAGAGAAAAGCATGGAATTGCCTACAGCATAGAATCCGGATACAGTCCACTTAGTGATACGGGAATTTTCACTTTATACTTTGGTACAGATAAGGAAAAAGTTGACAGAGCACTGTCACTTATCTATAAAGAGTTTAAAAAGATAAGGGAAAATCCATTAACTGCAGTGCAGCTTCAAAAAGCAAAAAATAAATTTATCGGACAGATTGCTCTTGGAGAAGAAAACAGGATTGGCTTAATTGTTTCAATGGCAAAAAGCTTAATCGATTATAATAAAATAGATAGTCTTGAAACAGTTTTTCAGAAAATAGAGGATGTAAGTACCCAGGATGTAGCCAAGATTGCTGACGAGATTTTAAATGAAAAAAATCTGAGTGTCTTAACCTTTAACCCTGCAGGGTAA